The following proteins are encoded in a genomic region of Zea mays cultivar B73 chromosome 9, Zm-B73-REFERENCE-NAM-5.0, whole genome shotgun sequence:
- the LOC103639617 gene encoding SKP1-like protein 21 isoform X3, whose amino-acid sequence MSESELAVIKPEVLKTYIWLQCFDGSIQQVEEEVAMFCPMICQEIVKNGTGSSKNHAIALPERVNPANLSLILDYCRFHQITGRSNMERKSFDEKFVRIETERLCELTSAADSLQLKPLVDLTGRALARIIEGKTPEEIRDIFHLPDDLTEEEKLEPLKNINDGPARIRLLNRLYAKKRKELQERHKLKDVQVQKEQKDERSLDELLSFINGDGGSGGRKATKSKKKNKRKDHVENPPKADSEPVNANPDMQDDAEYPFEDADLDDGLDPAMKEELDREVEAFAKRLDSVWKESHIGGNGSARRFPGFNHM is encoded by the exons ATGTCGGAGAGCGAGTTAGCAGTAATAAAACCAGAG GTGTTGAAGACATATATCTGGCTTCAGTGCTTTGATGGTTCCATACAACAAGTGGAGGAGGAGGTTGCAATGTTCTGCCCCATGATATGTCAGGAAATTGTGAAAAATGGCACAGGGTCATCAAAAAATCATGCTATTGCTCTCCCGGAAAGAGTTAATCCAGCCAATTTGAGTTTGATTCTTGACTACTGTCGATTTCATCAGATCACTGGGCGTTCAAACATG GAGCGGAAGTCCTTTGATGAAAAGTTTGTTAGGATAGAAACAGAAAGACTCTGCGAATTGACTTCTGCAGCCGACAGTCTACAGTTAAAGCCACTTGTTGATCTTACTGGCCGAGCGCTTGCTCGAATCATTGAAGGAAAGACACCTGAGGAAATTCGTGACATTTTCCATTTACCAGATGATTTAACAGAG GAAGAGAAATTGGAGCCCCTAAAAAATATAAATGATGGTCCTGCTAGGATTCGCCTACTGAACCGGTTGTATGCCAAGAAGCGGAAAGAGCTCCAGGAGCGCCATAAGCTGAAG GATGTTCAAGTACAGAAAGAGCAAAAAGATGAGAGATCTTTGGATGAGTTACTTAGTTTTATTAATGGGGATGGAG GTTCAGGAGGCAGGAAAGCTACCAAGagtaagaaaaagaataaaaggaAGGATCATGTTGAGAACCCCCCAAAAGCTGACTCTGAGCCTGTAAATGCG AATCCAGATATGCAAGATGATGCCGAGTACCCTTTTGAAGATGCTGACCTCGATGATGGACTTGATCCTGCAATGAAAGAAGAGCTTGATAG AGAAGTTGAGGCCTTTGCGAAGAGGTTGGATTCAGTTTGGAAGGAGTCACATATTGGTGGTAATGGTTCTGCACGGAGATTTCCTG GGTTTAATCACATGTGA
- the LOC103639617 gene encoding SKP1-like protein 21 isoform X4 has protein sequence MCARPPEVLKTYIWLQCFDGSIQQVEEEVAMFCPMICQEIVKNGTGSSKNHAIALPERVNPANLSLILDYCRFHQITGRSNMERKSFDEKFVRIETERLCELTSAADSLQLKPLVDLTGRALARIIEGKTPEEIRDIFHLPDDLTEEEKLEPLKNINDGPARIRLLNRLYAKKRKELQERHKLKDVQVQKEQKDERSLDELLSFINGDGGSGGRKATKSKKKNKRKDHVENPPKADSEPVNANPDMQDDAEYPFEDADLDDGLDPAMKEELDREVEAFAKRLDSVWKESHIGGNGSARRFPGFNHM, from the exons ATGTGCGCCCGCCCACCGGAG GTGTTGAAGACATATATCTGGCTTCAGTGCTTTGATGGTTCCATACAACAAGTGGAGGAGGAGGTTGCAATGTTCTGCCCCATGATATGTCAGGAAATTGTGAAAAATGGCACAGGGTCATCAAAAAATCATGCTATTGCTCTCCCGGAAAGAGTTAATCCAGCCAATTTGAGTTTGATTCTTGACTACTGTCGATTTCATCAGATCACTGGGCGTTCAAACATG GAGCGGAAGTCCTTTGATGAAAAGTTTGTTAGGATAGAAACAGAAAGACTCTGCGAATTGACTTCTGCAGCCGACAGTCTACAGTTAAAGCCACTTGTTGATCTTACTGGCCGAGCGCTTGCTCGAATCATTGAAGGAAAGACACCTGAGGAAATTCGTGACATTTTCCATTTACCAGATGATTTAACAGAG GAAGAGAAATTGGAGCCCCTAAAAAATATAAATGATGGTCCTGCTAGGATTCGCCTACTGAACCGGTTGTATGCCAAGAAGCGGAAAGAGCTCCAGGAGCGCCATAAGCTGAAG GATGTTCAAGTACAGAAAGAGCAAAAAGATGAGAGATCTTTGGATGAGTTACTTAGTTTTATTAATGGGGATGGAG GTTCAGGAGGCAGGAAAGCTACCAAGagtaagaaaaagaataaaaggaAGGATCATGTTGAGAACCCCCCAAAAGCTGACTCTGAGCCTGTAAATGCG AATCCAGATATGCAAGATGATGCCGAGTACCCTTTTGAAGATGCTGACCTCGATGATGGACTTGATCCTGCAATGAAAGAAGAGCTTGATAG AGAAGTTGAGGCCTTTGCGAAGAGGTTGGATTCAGTTTGGAAGGAGTCACATATTGGTGGTAATGGTTCTGCACGGAGATTTCCTG GGTTTAATCACATGTGA
- the LOC103639617 gene encoding SKP1-like protein 21 isoform X1, which produces MSESELAVIKPEVLKTYIWLQCFDGSIQQVEEEVAMFCPMICQEIVKNGTGSSKNHAIALPERVNPANLSLILDYCRFHQITGRSNMERKSFDEKFVRIETERLCELTSAADSLQLKPLVDLTGRALARIIEGKTPEEIRDIFHLPDDLTEEEKLEPLKNINDGPARIRLLNRLYAKKRKELQERHKLKDVQVQKEQKDERSLDELLSFINGDGGSGGRKATKSKKKNKRKDHVENPPKADSEPVNAEGAACVVPCKVDRSNVSRLPCQNPDMQDDAEYPFEDADLDDGLDPAMKEELDREVEAFAKRLDSVWKESHIGGNGSARRFPGFNHM; this is translated from the exons ATGTCGGAGAGCGAGTTAGCAGTAATAAAACCAGAG GTGTTGAAGACATATATCTGGCTTCAGTGCTTTGATGGTTCCATACAACAAGTGGAGGAGGAGGTTGCAATGTTCTGCCCCATGATATGTCAGGAAATTGTGAAAAATGGCACAGGGTCATCAAAAAATCATGCTATTGCTCTCCCGGAAAGAGTTAATCCAGCCAATTTGAGTTTGATTCTTGACTACTGTCGATTTCATCAGATCACTGGGCGTTCAAACATG GAGCGGAAGTCCTTTGATGAAAAGTTTGTTAGGATAGAAACAGAAAGACTCTGCGAATTGACTTCTGCAGCCGACAGTCTACAGTTAAAGCCACTTGTTGATCTTACTGGCCGAGCGCTTGCTCGAATCATTGAAGGAAAGACACCTGAGGAAATTCGTGACATTTTCCATTTACCAGATGATTTAACAGAG GAAGAGAAATTGGAGCCCCTAAAAAATATAAATGATGGTCCTGCTAGGATTCGCCTACTGAACCGGTTGTATGCCAAGAAGCGGAAAGAGCTCCAGGAGCGCCATAAGCTGAAG GATGTTCAAGTACAGAAAGAGCAAAAAGATGAGAGATCTTTGGATGAGTTACTTAGTTTTATTAATGGGGATGGAG GTTCAGGAGGCAGGAAAGCTACCAAGagtaagaaaaagaataaaaggaAGGATCATGTTGAGAACCCCCCAAAAGCTGACTCTGAGCCTGTAAATGCG GAAGGAGCTGCTTGTGTGGTTCCGTGCAAAGTCGATAGAAGTAATGTTTCTAGACTTCCATGCCAGAATCCAGATATGCAAGATGATGCCGAGTACCCTTTTGAAGATGCTGACCTCGATGATGGACTTGATCCTGCAATGAAAGAAGAGCTTGATAG AGAAGTTGAGGCCTTTGCGAAGAGGTTGGATTCAGTTTGGAAGGAGTCACATATTGGTGGTAATGGTTCTGCACGGAGATTTCCTG GGTTTAATCACATGTGA
- the LOC103639617 gene encoding SKP1-like protein 21 isoform X5, translating to MSESELAVIKPEVLKTYIWLQCFDGSIQQVEEEVAMFCPMICQEIVKNGTGSSKNHAIALPERVNPANLSLILDYCRFHQITGRSNMERKSFDEKFVRIETERLCELTSAADSLQLKPLVDLTGRALARIIEGKTPEEIRDIFHLPDDLTEEEKLEPLKNINDGPARIRLLNRLYAKKRKELQERHKLKDVQVQKEQKDERSLDELLSFINGDGGSGGRKATKSKKKNKRKDHVENPPKADSEPVNAEGAACVVPCKVDRSNVSRLPCQNPDMQDDAEYPFEDADLDDGLDPAMKEELDR from the exons ATGTCGGAGAGCGAGTTAGCAGTAATAAAACCAGAG GTGTTGAAGACATATATCTGGCTTCAGTGCTTTGATGGTTCCATACAACAAGTGGAGGAGGAGGTTGCAATGTTCTGCCCCATGATATGTCAGGAAATTGTGAAAAATGGCACAGGGTCATCAAAAAATCATGCTATTGCTCTCCCGGAAAGAGTTAATCCAGCCAATTTGAGTTTGATTCTTGACTACTGTCGATTTCATCAGATCACTGGGCGTTCAAACATG GAGCGGAAGTCCTTTGATGAAAAGTTTGTTAGGATAGAAACAGAAAGACTCTGCGAATTGACTTCTGCAGCCGACAGTCTACAGTTAAAGCCACTTGTTGATCTTACTGGCCGAGCGCTTGCTCGAATCATTGAAGGAAAGACACCTGAGGAAATTCGTGACATTTTCCATTTACCAGATGATTTAACAGAG GAAGAGAAATTGGAGCCCCTAAAAAATATAAATGATGGTCCTGCTAGGATTCGCCTACTGAACCGGTTGTATGCCAAGAAGCGGAAAGAGCTCCAGGAGCGCCATAAGCTGAAG GATGTTCAAGTACAGAAAGAGCAAAAAGATGAGAGATCTTTGGATGAGTTACTTAGTTTTATTAATGGGGATGGAG GTTCAGGAGGCAGGAAAGCTACCAAGagtaagaaaaagaataaaaggaAGGATCATGTTGAGAACCCCCCAAAAGCTGACTCTGAGCCTGTAAATGCG GAAGGAGCTGCTTGTGTGGTTCCGTGCAAAGTCGATAGAAGTAATGTTTCTAGACTTCCATGCCAGAATCCAGATATGCAAGATGATGCCGAGTACCCTTTTGAAGATGCTGACCTCGATGATGGACTTGATCCTGCAATGAAAGAAGAGCTTGATAGGTGA
- the LOC103639617 gene encoding SKP1-like protein 21 isoform X6 codes for MSESELAVIKPEVLKTYIWLQCFDGSIQQVEEEVAMFCPMICQEIVKNGTGSSKNHAIALPERVNPANLSLILDYCRFHQITGRSNMERKSFDEKFVRIETERLCELTSAADSLQLKPLVDLTGRALARIIEGKTPEEIRDIFHLPDDLTEEEKLEPLKNINDGPARIRLLNRLYAKKRKELQERHKLKDVQVQKEQKDERSLDELLSFINGDGGSGGRKATKSKKKNKRKDHVENPPKADSEPVNAICKMMPSTLLKMLTSMMDLILQ; via the exons ATGTCGGAGAGCGAGTTAGCAGTAATAAAACCAGAG GTGTTGAAGACATATATCTGGCTTCAGTGCTTTGATGGTTCCATACAACAAGTGGAGGAGGAGGTTGCAATGTTCTGCCCCATGATATGTCAGGAAATTGTGAAAAATGGCACAGGGTCATCAAAAAATCATGCTATTGCTCTCCCGGAAAGAGTTAATCCAGCCAATTTGAGTTTGATTCTTGACTACTGTCGATTTCATCAGATCACTGGGCGTTCAAACATG GAGCGGAAGTCCTTTGATGAAAAGTTTGTTAGGATAGAAACAGAAAGACTCTGCGAATTGACTTCTGCAGCCGACAGTCTACAGTTAAAGCCACTTGTTGATCTTACTGGCCGAGCGCTTGCTCGAATCATTGAAGGAAAGACACCTGAGGAAATTCGTGACATTTTCCATTTACCAGATGATTTAACAGAG GAAGAGAAATTGGAGCCCCTAAAAAATATAAATGATGGTCCTGCTAGGATTCGCCTACTGAACCGGTTGTATGCCAAGAAGCGGAAAGAGCTCCAGGAGCGCCATAAGCTGAAG GATGTTCAAGTACAGAAAGAGCAAAAAGATGAGAGATCTTTGGATGAGTTACTTAGTTTTATTAATGGGGATGGAG GTTCAGGAGGCAGGAAAGCTACCAAGagtaagaaaaagaataaaaggaAGGATCATGTTGAGAACCCCCCAAAAGCTGACTCTGAGCCTGTAAATGCG ATATGCAAGATGATGCCGAGTACCCTTTTGAAGATGCTGACCTCGATGATGGACTTGATCCTGCAATGA
- the LOC103639617 gene encoding SKP1-like protein 21 isoform X2: MCARPPEVLKTYIWLQCFDGSIQQVEEEVAMFCPMICQEIVKNGTGSSKNHAIALPERVNPANLSLILDYCRFHQITGRSNMERKSFDEKFVRIETERLCELTSAADSLQLKPLVDLTGRALARIIEGKTPEEIRDIFHLPDDLTEEEKLEPLKNINDGPARIRLLNRLYAKKRKELQERHKLKDVQVQKEQKDERSLDELLSFINGDGGSGGRKATKSKKKNKRKDHVENPPKADSEPVNAEGAACVVPCKVDRSNVSRLPCQNPDMQDDAEYPFEDADLDDGLDPAMKEELDREVEAFAKRLDSVWKESHIGGNGSARRFPGFNHM, encoded by the exons ATGTGCGCCCGCCCACCGGAG GTGTTGAAGACATATATCTGGCTTCAGTGCTTTGATGGTTCCATACAACAAGTGGAGGAGGAGGTTGCAATGTTCTGCCCCATGATATGTCAGGAAATTGTGAAAAATGGCACAGGGTCATCAAAAAATCATGCTATTGCTCTCCCGGAAAGAGTTAATCCAGCCAATTTGAGTTTGATTCTTGACTACTGTCGATTTCATCAGATCACTGGGCGTTCAAACATG GAGCGGAAGTCCTTTGATGAAAAGTTTGTTAGGATAGAAACAGAAAGACTCTGCGAATTGACTTCTGCAGCCGACAGTCTACAGTTAAAGCCACTTGTTGATCTTACTGGCCGAGCGCTTGCTCGAATCATTGAAGGAAAGACACCTGAGGAAATTCGTGACATTTTCCATTTACCAGATGATTTAACAGAG GAAGAGAAATTGGAGCCCCTAAAAAATATAAATGATGGTCCTGCTAGGATTCGCCTACTGAACCGGTTGTATGCCAAGAAGCGGAAAGAGCTCCAGGAGCGCCATAAGCTGAAG GATGTTCAAGTACAGAAAGAGCAAAAAGATGAGAGATCTTTGGATGAGTTACTTAGTTTTATTAATGGGGATGGAG GTTCAGGAGGCAGGAAAGCTACCAAGagtaagaaaaagaataaaaggaAGGATCATGTTGAGAACCCCCCAAAAGCTGACTCTGAGCCTGTAAATGCG GAAGGAGCTGCTTGTGTGGTTCCGTGCAAAGTCGATAGAAGTAATGTTTCTAGACTTCCATGCCAGAATCCAGATATGCAAGATGATGCCGAGTACCCTTTTGAAGATGCTGACCTCGATGATGGACTTGATCCTGCAATGAAAGAAGAGCTTGATAG AGAAGTTGAGGCCTTTGCGAAGAGGTTGGATTCAGTTTGGAAGGAGTCACATATTGGTGGTAATGGTTCTGCACGGAGATTTCCTG GGTTTAATCACATGTGA